In Meleagris gallopavo isolate NT-WF06-2002-E0010 breed Aviagen turkey brand Nicholas breeding stock chromosome 2, Turkey_5.1, whole genome shotgun sequence, the following are encoded in one genomic region:
- the MOCS1 gene encoding molybdenum cofactor biosynthesis protein 1 isoform X2, whose translation MPEEGVQLTPKSELLTAQEIITLAGLFVKEGVEKIRLTGGEPLIRPDVVDIVGQLYKLEGLKTIAVTTNGINLARLLPRLKEAGLNAINISLDTLVPAKFEFIVRRKGFHKVMEGIHKATELGYRPVKVNCVVMRGLNEDELLNFVDFTKDLPLDVRFIEYMPFDGNKWNFKKMVSYKEMLDTIKQQWPELEKLPCEASSTAKSYKVPHFQGQISFITSMSEHFCGSCNRLRITADGNLKVCLFGSSEVSLRDHLRSGASEEELVQIIGAAVSRKKKQHAEPALMSFPLCQDALQNPLYSKLWGHAFSHWLTLRASLSKQMGKALIRNKLTKQLILPRFHPEQQWYLRTRILQTQLRGFCVFQKDLSSTSDTKCLEASSVGQVSMDCQSKEASPGSEFSNRNSGSCIKIRRASDNLTHTDEEGRATMVDVGGKPDSRRSAVAVAFVRLGEKAFGMVRQNQMKKGDVLAVAQIAGIQGAKLTSQLIPLCHNIPLSHVEVSLSLDEARCTVVIHCSCQTWGKTGVEMEALTAASLAALTVYDMCKAVTHDIVIEEVKLLSKTGGQRGDFSRSLESTSYPDTSSPLDNHC comes from the exons gtCAACTGTACAAGCTAGAAGGGCTGAAAACCATCGCTGTCACAACCAATGGGATCAACTTAGCCAGGTTATTGCCCCGACTGAAGGAGGCAGGACTGAATGCCATCAACATTAGCCTGGATACTTTGGTTCCAGCTAAATTTGAATTCATTGTCCGGAGGAAAG GCTTTCACAAAGTAATGGAAGGAATCCACAAAGCCACTGAACTTGGCTACCGTCCTGTAAAG GTAAACTGTGTGGTGATGCGAGGTTTGAATGAGGATGAACTGCTGAACTTCGTGGATTTCACAAAGGATCTGCCCCTTGATGTGCGGTTCATAGAATACATGCCCTTTGATG GCAATAAATGGAACTTCAAGAAGATGGTGAGCTACAAAGAAATGCTTGATACAATTAAACAACAGTGGCCTGAATTAGAGAAATTGCCCTGTGAAGCTTCCAGCACAGCCAAG AGCTACAAAGTGCCACATTTCCAGGGACAAATCAGTTTTATCACCTCCATGTCAGAGCACTTCTGTGGATCCTGCAATCGGCTGAGAATAACAGCAGATGGGAACCTGAAG GTGTGCCTGTTTGGGAGTTCAGAAGTGTCCTTGAGAGATCACTTACGGTCAGGTGCCTCAGAGGAAGAGTTGGTTCAAATCATTGGAGCGGCAGtgagcagaaaaaagaaacagcatgcTG agccTGCATTGATGTCATTCCCTCTATGCCAAGATGCCCTACAGAATCCTCTATATTCAAAACTGTGGGGCCACGCATTTAGCCATTGGCTAACTTTGAGAGCAAGTTTATCCAAGCAAATGGGAAAAGCATTAATAAGAAATAAACTTACAAAACAGCTTATCCTGCCAAGATTTCACCCAGAGCAACAGTGGTACCTAAGGACAAGAATTCTACAAACCCAGCTGAGAGGCTTCTGTGTCTTCCAAAAGGACTTGAGCTCCACATCTGACACAAAGTGCCTTGAGGCTTCTTCTGTTGGCCAAGTTTCTATGGACTGTCAGTCCAAAGAGGCAAGTCCAGGATCTGAATTCTCTAACAGGAATTCGGGATCTTGCATCAAGATCCGTCGTGCCTCCGATAACTTGACTCACACAGATGAAGAAGGACGGGCCACAATGGTGGATGTTGGAGGGAAACCAGATTCCAGAAGAAgtgctgttgctgttgcttttgttCGCCTGGGTGAGAAGGCATTTGGGATGGTGAGGCAGAACCAAATGAAGAAAGGGGATGTGCTGGCAGTAGCACAGATTGCAGGAATTCAGGGAGCTAAACTGACTAGCCAGTTGATCCCTTTGTGTCACAACATCCCTCTTAGCCATGTTGAGGTATCCCTGAGCCTGGATGAGGCCAGATGTACAGTGGTGATTCACTGCTCCTGCCAGACCTGGGGGAAGACAGGTGTGGAGATGGAAGCTCTGACAGCTGCCAGCCTGGCTGCCCTGACTGTGTATGACATGTGCAAAGCAGTCACTCATGACATTGTCATTGAGGAAGTGAAGTTGCTTAGTAAGACAGGTGGGCAGAGAGGAGACTTCTCTAGAAGTTTAGAGTCTACATCATATCCAGACACTTCCAGCCCTCTAGATAACCACTGCTAG
- the MOCS1 gene encoding molybdenum cofactor biosynthesis protein 1 isoform X1 yields MPEEGVQLTPKSELLTAQEIITLAGLFVKEGVEKIRLTGGEPLIRPDVVDIVGQLYKLEGLKTIAVTTNGINLARLLPRLKEAGLNAINISLDTLVPAKFEFIVRRKGFHKVMEGIHKATELGYRPVKVNCVVMRGLNEDELLNFVDFTKDLPLDVRFIEYMPFDGNKWNFKKMVSYKEMLDTIKQQWPELEKLPCEASSTAKSYKVPHFQGQISFITSMSEHFCGSCNRLRITADGNLKVCLFGSSEVSLRDHLRSGASEEELVQIIGAAVSRKKKQHAGMFNISQMKNRPMILIEPALMSFPLCQDALQNPLYSKLWGHAFSHWLTLRASLSKQMGKALIRNKLTKQLILPRFHPEQQWYLRTRILQTQLRGFCVFQKDLSSTSDTKCLEASSVGQVSMDCQSKEASPGSEFSNRNSGSCIKIRRASDNLTHTDEEGRATMVDVGGKPDSRRSAVAVAFVRLGEKAFGMVRQNQMKKGDVLAVAQIAGIQGAKLTSQLIPLCHNIPLSHVEVSLSLDEARCTVVIHCSCQTWGKTGVEMEALTAASLAALTVYDMCKAVTHDIVIEEVKLLSKTGGQRGDFSRSLESTSYPDTSSPLDNHC; encoded by the exons gtCAACTGTACAAGCTAGAAGGGCTGAAAACCATCGCTGTCACAACCAATGGGATCAACTTAGCCAGGTTATTGCCCCGACTGAAGGAGGCAGGACTGAATGCCATCAACATTAGCCTGGATACTTTGGTTCCAGCTAAATTTGAATTCATTGTCCGGAGGAAAG GCTTTCACAAAGTAATGGAAGGAATCCACAAAGCCACTGAACTTGGCTACCGTCCTGTAAAG GTAAACTGTGTGGTGATGCGAGGTTTGAATGAGGATGAACTGCTGAACTTCGTGGATTTCACAAAGGATCTGCCCCTTGATGTGCGGTTCATAGAATACATGCCCTTTGATG GCAATAAATGGAACTTCAAGAAGATGGTGAGCTACAAAGAAATGCTTGATACAATTAAACAACAGTGGCCTGAATTAGAGAAATTGCCCTGTGAAGCTTCCAGCACAGCCAAG AGCTACAAAGTGCCACATTTCCAGGGACAAATCAGTTTTATCACCTCCATGTCAGAGCACTTCTGTGGATCCTGCAATCGGCTGAGAATAACAGCAGATGGGAACCTGAAG GTGTGCCTGTTTGGGAGTTCAGAAGTGTCCTTGAGAGATCACTTACGGTCAGGTGCCTCAGAGGAAGAGTTGGTTCAAATCATTGGAGCGGCAGtgagcagaaaaaagaaacagcatgcTG gcATGTTTAACATTTCCCAGATGAAAAACCGTCCAATGATCCTGATTG agccTGCATTGATGTCATTCCCTCTATGCCAAGATGCCCTACAGAATCCTCTATATTCAAAACTGTGGGGCCACGCATTTAGCCATTGGCTAACTTTGAGAGCAAGTTTATCCAAGCAAATGGGAAAAGCATTAATAAGAAATAAACTTACAAAACAGCTTATCCTGCCAAGATTTCACCCAGAGCAACAGTGGTACCTAAGGACAAGAATTCTACAAACCCAGCTGAGAGGCTTCTGTGTCTTCCAAAAGGACTTGAGCTCCACATCTGACACAAAGTGCCTTGAGGCTTCTTCTGTTGGCCAAGTTTCTATGGACTGTCAGTCCAAAGAGGCAAGTCCAGGATCTGAATTCTCTAACAGGAATTCGGGATCTTGCATCAAGATCCGTCGTGCCTCCGATAACTTGACTCACACAGATGAAGAAGGACGGGCCACAATGGTGGATGTTGGAGGGAAACCAGATTCCAGAAGAAgtgctgttgctgttgcttttgttCGCCTGGGTGAGAAGGCATTTGGGATGGTGAGGCAGAACCAAATGAAGAAAGGGGATGTGCTGGCAGTAGCACAGATTGCAGGAATTCAGGGAGCTAAACTGACTAGCCAGTTGATCCCTTTGTGTCACAACATCCCTCTTAGCCATGTTGAGGTATCCCTGAGCCTGGATGAGGCCAGATGTACAGTGGTGATTCACTGCTCCTGCCAGACCTGGGGGAAGACAGGTGTGGAGATGGAAGCTCTGACAGCTGCCAGCCTGGCTGCCCTGACTGTGTATGACATGTGCAAAGCAGTCACTCATGACATTGTCATTGAGGAAGTGAAGTTGCTTAGTAAGACAGGTGGGCAGAGAGGAGACTTCTCTAGAAGTTTAGAGTCTACATCATATCCAGACACTTCCAGCCCTCTAGATAACCACTGCTAG
- the MOCS1 gene encoding molybdenum cofactor biosynthesis protein 1 isoform X3, with amino-acid sequence MEGIHKATELGYRPVKVNCVVMRGLNEDELLNFVDFTKDLPLDVRFIEYMPFDGNKWNFKKMVSYKEMLDTIKQQWPELEKLPCEASSTAKSYKVPHFQGQISFITSMSEHFCGSCNRLRITADGNLKVCLFGSSEVSLRDHLRSGASEEELVQIIGAAVSRKKKQHAGMFNISQMKNRPMILIEPALMSFPLCQDALQNPLYSKLWGHAFSHWLTLRASLSKQMGKALIRNKLTKQLILPRFHPEQQWYLRTRILQTQLRGFCVFQKDLSSTSDTKCLEASSVGQVSMDCQSKEASPGSEFSNRNSGSCIKIRRASDNLTHTDEEGRATMVDVGGKPDSRRSAVAVAFVRLGEKAFGMVRQNQMKKGDVLAVAQIAGIQGAKLTSQLIPLCHNIPLSHVEVSLSLDEARCTVVIHCSCQTWGKTGVEMEALTAASLAALTVYDMCKAVTHDIVIEEVKLLSKTGGQRGDFSRSLESTSYPDTSSPLDNHC; translated from the exons ATGGAAGGAATCCACAAAGCCACTGAACTTGGCTACCGTCCTGTAAAG GTAAACTGTGTGGTGATGCGAGGTTTGAATGAGGATGAACTGCTGAACTTCGTGGATTTCACAAAGGATCTGCCCCTTGATGTGCGGTTCATAGAATACATGCCCTTTGATG GCAATAAATGGAACTTCAAGAAGATGGTGAGCTACAAAGAAATGCTTGATACAATTAAACAACAGTGGCCTGAATTAGAGAAATTGCCCTGTGAAGCTTCCAGCACAGCCAAG AGCTACAAAGTGCCACATTTCCAGGGACAAATCAGTTTTATCACCTCCATGTCAGAGCACTTCTGTGGATCCTGCAATCGGCTGAGAATAACAGCAGATGGGAACCTGAAG GTGTGCCTGTTTGGGAGTTCAGAAGTGTCCTTGAGAGATCACTTACGGTCAGGTGCCTCAGAGGAAGAGTTGGTTCAAATCATTGGAGCGGCAGtgagcagaaaaaagaaacagcatgcTG gcATGTTTAACATTTCCCAGATGAAAAACCGTCCAATGATCCTGATTG agccTGCATTGATGTCATTCCCTCTATGCCAAGATGCCCTACAGAATCCTCTATATTCAAAACTGTGGGGCCACGCATTTAGCCATTGGCTAACTTTGAGAGCAAGTTTATCCAAGCAAATGGGAAAAGCATTAATAAGAAATAAACTTACAAAACAGCTTATCCTGCCAAGATTTCACCCAGAGCAACAGTGGTACCTAAGGACAAGAATTCTACAAACCCAGCTGAGAGGCTTCTGTGTCTTCCAAAAGGACTTGAGCTCCACATCTGACACAAAGTGCCTTGAGGCTTCTTCTGTTGGCCAAGTTTCTATGGACTGTCAGTCCAAAGAGGCAAGTCCAGGATCTGAATTCTCTAACAGGAATTCGGGATCTTGCATCAAGATCCGTCGTGCCTCCGATAACTTGACTCACACAGATGAAGAAGGACGGGCCACAATGGTGGATGTTGGAGGGAAACCAGATTCCAGAAGAAgtgctgttgctgttgcttttgttCGCCTGGGTGAGAAGGCATTTGGGATGGTGAGGCAGAACCAAATGAAGAAAGGGGATGTGCTGGCAGTAGCACAGATTGCAGGAATTCAGGGAGCTAAACTGACTAGCCAGTTGATCCCTTTGTGTCACAACATCCCTCTTAGCCATGTTGAGGTATCCCTGAGCCTGGATGAGGCCAGATGTACAGTGGTGATTCACTGCTCCTGCCAGACCTGGGGGAAGACAGGTGTGGAGATGGAAGCTCTGACAGCTGCCAGCCTGGCTGCCCTGACTGTGTATGACATGTGCAAAGCAGTCACTCATGACATTGTCATTGAGGAAGTGAAGTTGCTTAGTAAGACAGGTGGGCAGAGAGGAGACTTCTCTAGAAGTTTAGAGTCTACATCATATCCAGACACTTCCAGCCCTCTAGATAACCACTGCTAG